From one Diprion similis isolate iyDipSimi1 chromosome 7, iyDipSimi1.1, whole genome shotgun sequence genomic stretch:
- the LOC124407850 gene encoding 40S ribosomal protein S25 — protein MPPKKDTKGSSKQPQKTQKKKEGGSGGKAKKKKWSKGKVRDKLNNQVLFDKGTYDKLLKEVPQYKLITPSIVSERLKIRGSLARRALNELQQKGLIKQVVQHHAQLIYTRTTKGDDPAA, from the exons ATG CCGCCTAAGAAGGACACGAAGGGGTCTTCTAAGCAACCCCAGAAGACCCAGAAAAAGAAGGAGGGAGGATCTGGTGGTAAAGCTAAAAAGAAG AAGTGGTCCAAGGGAAAAGTTCGCGACAAGTTGAACAACCAGGTCTTGTTCGACAAAGGAACATACGACAAACTGCTGAAAGAAGTGCCTCAGTACAAACTGATCACACCCTCGATCGTCAGTGAAAGATTGAAGATCCGTGGATCTCTGGCCAGGCGAGCGCTTAACGAACTTCAGCAGAAGGGACTGATCAAGCAGGTCGTTCAACACCATGCCCAACTTATTTACACCCGGACCACCAAGGGTGATGACCCAGCTGCATAA